The Achromobacter deleyi genome has a window encoding:
- a CDS encoding Lrp/AsnC family transcriptional regulator, whose translation MTAVFTLDRIDRQILRVLQQDAQITNLDLSARVHLSPAACLRRVEKLKSEGIIKKTVALLEPADVDMATLVIVGVVLDRSTPESFTDFEEAARGISGCLECHLVAGEFDYFLMLRIRDLERYNKLHAGEIIKLPGVRQIRTFFVLKEILSTTALPV comes from the coding sequence ATGACCGCCGTTTTTACGCTGGACCGCATCGATCGCCAGATACTGCGCGTGTTGCAGCAGGACGCGCAGATCACCAATCTGGACCTCAGCGCTCGCGTTCATCTGAGTCCGGCCGCCTGCCTGCGCCGGGTCGAGAAATTGAAGAGCGAGGGCATCATCAAGAAGACGGTCGCCTTGCTGGAGCCAGCCGACGTGGACATGGCCACGCTGGTCATCGTGGGGGTGGTGCTGGACCGCTCCACGCCCGAGTCCTTCACCGACTTCGAAGAGGCGGCGCGCGGCATCAGCGGCTGTCTCGAGTGCCATCTGGTGGCGGGTGAATTCGACTACTTCCTGATGCTGCGCATACGTGATCTGGAACGCTACAACAAGCTGCATGCGGGCGAGATCATCAAGCTGCCCGGCGTACGCCAGATCCGCACTTTTTTCGTGCTGAAAGAGATCCTGTCGACGACCGCGCTGCCGGTATGA
- a CDS encoding 1-aminocyclopropane-1-carboxylate deaminase, with the protein MDLQRFPRHRLTFGDTPIEKLDRLSAHLGGKVEIYAKREDCNSGLAFGGNKLRKLEYLIPQALAQGCDTLVTIGGIQSNHTRMVAAVAAKLGLACVLVQENWVDYSDAVYDRVGNIMMSRLMGADVRLVDQGFDIGFRRSWEEALEDVKRRGGKPYAIPAGASDHELGGLGYVGFAEEVRRQEAGLGFKFDYIVVCAVTGSTQAGMVVGFAADGRADRVIGIDASATPDQTRAQILRIARRTADLVGLERPIEDRDVVLDTRYAYPAYGLPSAETNEAIRSCARLEGMMTDPVYEGKSMQGMMDIIRKGEIPAGSRVLYAHLGGVPAINAYSFLYRNG; encoded by the coding sequence ATGGATCTGCAACGATTTCCCCGTCATCGCCTGACCTTCGGCGACACCCCGATCGAGAAGCTCGACCGCCTGTCCGCGCACCTGGGCGGCAAGGTCGAGATCTACGCCAAGCGCGAGGACTGCAACAGCGGCCTGGCTTTCGGCGGCAACAAGCTGCGCAAACTGGAATACCTGATCCCGCAGGCGCTGGCGCAAGGCTGCGACACGCTCGTGACCATCGGCGGCATCCAGTCCAACCACACGCGCATGGTGGCGGCGGTGGCGGCCAAGCTGGGGCTGGCCTGCGTGCTGGTTCAGGAAAACTGGGTGGACTATTCGGATGCGGTCTATGACCGGGTCGGCAACATCATGATGAGCCGCCTGATGGGCGCGGACGTGCGGCTGGTGGATCAAGGCTTTGACATCGGCTTTCGCCGCAGCTGGGAAGAGGCGCTGGAAGACGTGAAGCGCCGCGGCGGCAAGCCCTACGCGATCCCGGCCGGTGCGTCGGACCATGAGCTCGGCGGCCTGGGCTATGTGGGTTTCGCCGAGGAGGTGCGGCGCCAGGAGGCCGGGCTGGGATTCAAGTTCGACTACATCGTCGTGTGCGCCGTCACCGGCAGCACGCAGGCGGGCATGGTGGTGGGCTTCGCGGCCGACGGGCGCGCCGACCGCGTCATCGGCATTGATGCCTCCGCCACGCCGGACCAGACCCGCGCCCAGATTCTGCGCATTGCGCGGCGCACCGCCGACCTGGTCGGGCTGGAAAGGCCGATCGAAGACCGGGACGTGGTCCTGGACACGCGCTACGCGTATCCCGCCTATGGCCTGCCCTCGGCCGAAACCAACGAGGCGATCCGCAGCTGCGCGCGCCTGGAAGGCATGATGACCGACCCGGTATACGAGGGGAAATCGATGCAGGGCATGATGGACATCATCCGCAAAGGAGAAATCCCGGCAGGCTCCCGGGTCCTGTATGCGCACCTGGGAGGGGTGCCGGCGATCAACGCCTACAGCTTTCTCTACCGCAACGGATAG
- the puuE gene encoding allantoinase PuuE translates to MTSYDTTLPYPRDLVGYGRNPPHARWPGNARIAVQFVLNYEEGGENCVLHGDPGSEQFLSEMFNPASYPERHISMEGIYEYGSRAGVWRILREFEKRQLPLTVFGVGMALQRHPELTAAFTELGHEIACHGWRWIHYQNVDETTEREHMRLGMDAITTLTGTRPLGWYTGRDSPRTRRLVADYGGFEYDSDYYGDDLPFWMQVQKTDGTVVPQLIVPYTLDCNDMRFALPQGYSHAEPFFQYLKDSFDALYAEGDEAPKMLSIGMHCRLLGRPGRITALQRFLDHIARHDRVWVCRRLDIARHWKSAHPYSPAS, encoded by the coding sequence ATGACATCCTACGACACCACCCTTCCCTACCCCCGCGACCTGGTCGGCTACGGACGAAATCCGCCGCATGCGCGATGGCCCGGTAACGCGCGGATTGCGGTGCAGTTCGTGCTGAATTACGAGGAAGGCGGCGAGAACTGCGTGCTCCACGGAGACCCGGGGTCCGAGCAGTTCCTGTCCGAAATGTTCAATCCGGCCAGCTATCCGGAACGGCATATCAGCATGGAGGGCATCTACGAATACGGCTCGCGCGCGGGCGTGTGGCGCATCCTGCGCGAATTCGAGAAGCGGCAATTGCCCCTGACCGTCTTCGGCGTCGGCATGGCGCTGCAGCGCCACCCCGAACTCACCGCCGCGTTCACGGAACTGGGCCATGAAATCGCGTGCCACGGCTGGCGCTGGATCCATTACCAGAACGTGGACGAGACCACCGAGCGCGAGCACATGCGCCTGGGCATGGACGCCATCACCACGCTGACCGGCACGCGCCCGCTGGGCTGGTACACCGGGCGCGACAGCCCCCGCACGCGCCGGCTGGTGGCGGACTACGGCGGGTTCGAGTATGACAGCGACTATTACGGCGACGACCTGCCCTTCTGGATGCAGGTGCAAAAAACCGACGGCACGGTCGTGCCGCAACTCATCGTGCCCTACACCCTGGACTGCAATGACATGCGGTTTGCGCTGCCGCAGGGTTACTCGCATGCCGAGCCCTTCTTCCAGTACTTGAAGGACAGCTTCGACGCGCTCTACGCCGAGGGCGACGAAGCGCCCAAGATGCTCAGCATCGGCATGCACTGCCGCCTGCTGGGCCGGCCCGGACGCATCACCGCGCTGCAGCGCTTCCTGGACCACATCGCGCGTCACGACCGCGTCTGGGTATGCCGCAGGCTGGACATCGCGCGGCACTGGAAAAGCGCGCATCCCTATTCTCCCGCCAGTTGA
- a CDS encoding hydantoinase/carbamoylase family amidase: MAHTLARLNTATSAEAESLLGDLYPHSTWVAAQAVQSRPFRSIADLRQRLRQTVDGASPDARLALVRAQPQLAQLPGSRPEETDRLAQFNADYTTRFGFPPIAAPRGARGTELNGAELLDDLARRLDNPPEAELEEALRHLHRIAELRLHEQFGEPALGNDIWDWQERLSAHSDPGYAEKGQLTVTYLTDAHRACAQRISHWMRECGFDEVAIDAVGNVVGRYRADRPGAPTLMTGSHYDTVRNGGKYDGRLGIFVPMACVRELHRQGRRLPFDLEVIGFAEEEGQRYRAAFLGSGALIGDFKPEWLDQKDAGGITMREAMVHAGLCIDDIPKLRRDPARYLGFIEVHIEQGPVLYELGLPLGIVTSINGSVRYQAQIFGMASHAGTTPMDRRRDAAVAAAELALFVERRAALDADSVGTIGMLEVPSGSINVVPGECRFSLDLRAPSDPQRDALVNDVLAELAAICQRRGLRYALEETMRVAAAPSDPAWQQRWERAVEALGVPVYRMPSGAGHDAMKLHEVMPQAMLFVRGQNAGISHNPRESTTSDDIQLAALAMQGLLDALANETTTQKP; the protein is encoded by the coding sequence ATGGCCCACACCCTAGCCCGACTCAACACCGCAACGTCCGCCGAGGCGGAGTCCCTGCTCGGCGACCTGTACCCGCACTCGACCTGGGTAGCGGCGCAAGCCGTCCAGTCGCGTCCTTTCCGCTCGATCGCCGACCTGCGCCAGCGCCTGCGGCAAACCGTGGACGGCGCAAGCCCGGACGCCCGGCTGGCGCTCGTGCGCGCCCAGCCGCAACTGGCGCAATTGCCGGGCAGCCGCCCCGAAGAGACCGATCGCCTTGCGCAATTCAACGCCGACTACACGACCCGTTTCGGATTTCCGCCCATCGCCGCCCCGCGCGGAGCGCGCGGCACGGAACTGAACGGCGCCGAGCTTCTGGACGACCTCGCGCGGCGGCTGGACAACCCGCCCGAGGCTGAACTGGAGGAGGCGCTACGCCACCTTCATCGCATCGCCGAGCTCCGCCTGCACGAGCAATTCGGTGAGCCCGCGCTGGGCAATGACATCTGGGACTGGCAAGAGCGGCTCAGCGCGCACAGCGATCCCGGCTACGCCGAAAAAGGCCAGCTCACCGTCACGTACCTGACCGACGCGCACCGCGCCTGCGCGCAGCGCATTTCGCACTGGATGCGGGAGTGCGGCTTCGATGAGGTCGCGATCGACGCGGTGGGCAACGTGGTGGGACGCTACCGCGCGGACCGTCCCGGCGCGCCCACCCTCATGACCGGCAGCCACTACGACACCGTGCGCAACGGCGGCAAGTACGACGGCAGGCTGGGGATCTTCGTGCCCATGGCCTGCGTGCGCGAGCTGCATCGCCAGGGCCGGCGCCTGCCCTTCGACCTGGAAGTGATCGGCTTCGCCGAAGAGGAAGGCCAGCGCTACCGGGCCGCGTTCCTGGGATCCGGCGCCCTCATCGGCGATTTCAAGCCCGAGTGGCTGGACCAGAAGGACGCCGGCGGCATCACCATGCGCGAAGCCATGGTGCACGCGGGACTGTGCATCGACGATATCCCGAAGCTGCGGCGCGACCCCGCCCGCTACCTGGGCTTCATCGAAGTGCATATCGAACAAGGACCGGTGCTGTACGAGCTGGGATTGCCTCTGGGCATCGTCACCTCCATCAACGGCAGCGTGCGTTACCAGGCGCAGATCTTCGGCATGGCCAGCCATGCCGGCACCACGCCCATGGACCGCCGCCGCGATGCGGCCGTGGCCGCCGCCGAACTCGCCCTGTTCGTCGAAAGACGCGCCGCGCTTGATGCCGACTCCGTGGGCACGATCGGCATGCTCGAAGTGCCCAGCGGCTCGATCAACGTGGTGCCGGGCGAATGCCGCTTCAGTCTGGACCTGCGCGCCCCCAGCGACCCGCAGCGCGATGCGCTGGTCAATGACGTGCTGGCCGAACTGGCCGCCATCTGCCAGCGGCGCGGCCTGCGCTACGCGCTGGAAGAAACCATGCGCGTCGCCGCCGCGCCCAGCGACCCGGCCTGGCAGCAACGCTGGGAACGCGCGGTGGAGGCGCTGGGCGTACCCGTGTACCGCATGCCCAGCGGCGCCGGACACGATGCCATGAAACTGCACGAAGTCATGCCTCAAGCCATGCTGTTCGTGCGCGGGCAGAACGCCGGCATCAGCCACAATCCCCGCGAATCCACCACCAGCGACGACATCCAGCTGGCCGCGCTTGCGATGCAAGGCCTGCTCGACGCGCTCGCCAATGAAACCACTACGCAAAAACCATGA
- a CDS encoding M20 family metallopeptidase has protein sequence MTDYARLDAWVDAHFDEEVRFLQELVRVPTDTPPGNNAPHAERTAELLQGFGLQAEAHPVPAQDVRDYGMQSITNLIVRREYGDGGRRVALNAHGDVVPPGDGWTHDPYGAEIENGSLYGRAAAVSKSDFASFTFAVRALEAVARPIHGAVELHFTYDEEFGGLMGPGWLLQQGLTKPDLMIAAGFSYEVVTAHNGCLQMEVTVHGRMAHAAIPSSGVDALQGAVKILTALYAQNALYREVTSQVPGISHPYLNVGRIEGGTNTNVVPGKVSFKLDRRMIPEENAAEVEADIRRIIQEAAASTPGIHIDIKRLLLANSMRPLPGNQPLVQAIQKHGEELFGEPIPAMGTPLYTDVRLYAEAGIPGVIYGAGPRTVLESHAKRSDERVVLEDLRRATKVIARTLADLLKPV, from the coding sequence ATGACCGACTACGCCCGACTCGACGCCTGGGTTGACGCCCACTTTGATGAAGAAGTCCGCTTCCTGCAGGAACTGGTGCGCGTGCCCACCGACACGCCGCCCGGCAACAACGCGCCCCACGCCGAGCGCACCGCCGAACTGCTGCAAGGCTTCGGCCTGCAGGCCGAGGCCCATCCCGTGCCCGCCCAGGACGTCCGCGATTACGGGATGCAATCCATCACCAACCTGATCGTGCGCCGCGAGTACGGCGACGGCGGGCGCCGCGTGGCGCTCAATGCCCATGGCGACGTGGTGCCTCCCGGCGATGGCTGGACGCATGATCCCTATGGCGCCGAAATCGAAAACGGCAGCCTGTATGGCCGCGCCGCCGCCGTCAGCAAAAGCGACTTCGCCAGCTTCACGTTCGCCGTGCGCGCGCTGGAGGCGGTGGCCCGCCCCATTCATGGCGCGGTCGAACTGCACTTCACCTACGACGAGGAATTCGGCGGGCTGATGGGACCGGGCTGGCTGCTCCAGCAAGGCCTGACCAAGCCCGACCTGATGATCGCGGCCGGCTTCAGCTATGAAGTCGTGACGGCCCACAATGGCTGCCTGCAAATGGAAGTGACGGTGCATGGCAGGATGGCGCACGCGGCCATCCCCAGCAGCGGCGTGGACGCGTTGCAAGGCGCGGTCAAGATCCTCACCGCCCTGTACGCGCAGAACGCGCTCTACCGGGAGGTCACCTCCCAGGTGCCGGGGATTTCCCACCCCTACCTGAACGTAGGGCGAATCGAAGGCGGCACCAACACCAACGTGGTGCCCGGCAAGGTCAGTTTCAAGCTGGACCGGCGCATGATTCCCGAGGAAAACGCCGCCGAGGTCGAAGCCGACATCCGCCGGATCATCCAGGAGGCGGCCGCCTCGACGCCAGGCATCCACATCGACATCAAGCGCTTGCTGCTGGCCAATTCCATGCGCCCCCTGCCTGGCAACCAGCCGCTGGTGCAGGCCATCCAGAAGCACGGCGAGGAACTGTTCGGCGAACCGATACCCGCCATGGGCACGCCGCTGTATACGGACGTGCGCCTCTACGCCGAAGCCGGCATCCCCGGCGTGATCTACGGCGCGGGGCCGCGCACCGTGCTGGAGTCGCATGCCAAGCGCAGCGACGAGCGCGTGGTGCTGGAAGACCTGCGCCGCGCGACCAAGGTGATCGCGCGCACGCTGGCCGACCTGCTCAAGCCCGTCTGA
- a CDS encoding OPT family oligopeptide transporter, with protein MTQPIRIPAEVTLPELTFRGVLLGALITVIFTASNVFLGLKVGLTFSSAIPAAVISMSVLRLFKDANILENNMVQTQASAAGTLSSIIFILPALVMMGHWQGFPFWQTLGICAAGGMLGVMFTIPLRHVMVVQSDLPYPEGVAAAEILRVGSAERAQDASEAEGHAPAKAAATGMGDIVAGGLVAAVVSFAASGLRVLGDSVSGWFALGGAVLRLPMGFSLALLGAGYLIGIVAGLAMLTGLIISWGIAVPILTAMGDMPAGQTLEQYATGLWSSQVRFIGAGVIGVGAIWTLATLFVPMARGVKASFSALTKAGAARAGLAPRTERDLSAGWISVVTLVLVAVLVVTFQVFLSGVPLSAGAIWKLVTYAVLFAFVFGFLVAAACGYMAGLVGSSTSPISGVGIVAIVLVSVLMLALGGELLAVQNGVQLAIALAIFSTSAVVAVASISNDNLQDLKTGWLVGATPWRQQVALLIGCVVGAAVISPVLELLYNAYGFADSMPRAGMDPAQALSAPQATLMLAIARGIFTHQLNWTMILIGMAVGVGLIAVDEIMKRTCRVARIPVLAVGIGIYLPPTVAAPIVAGAVLAWLLEGALRRRAAAAGQPYEKFADAANRRGVLIASGLIVGESLVGVLMAAIIGASGTEAPLALVGEGFARTASYLGLAVFAMVAVLFWRRVMRLA; from the coding sequence ATGACCCAACCCATCCGCATTCCCGCGGAGGTCACCTTGCCGGAACTGACGTTCCGCGGCGTCCTGCTGGGGGCCTTGATCACGGTCATCTTCACGGCCTCCAATGTGTTTCTGGGGCTGAAGGTCGGCCTGACGTTTTCGTCCGCCATCCCGGCGGCGGTGATCTCGATGTCCGTGCTGCGCCTGTTCAAGGACGCCAACATCCTTGAAAACAATATGGTGCAGACGCAGGCCTCGGCCGCGGGCACGCTGTCGTCCATCATCTTCATCCTGCCGGCCCTGGTCATGATGGGCCACTGGCAGGGCTTTCCTTTCTGGCAGACGTTGGGCATCTGCGCGGCCGGCGGCATGCTGGGCGTGATGTTCACCATCCCGCTGCGTCATGTGATGGTGGTGCAGAGCGACCTGCCTTATCCGGAGGGCGTCGCGGCGGCGGAGATCCTGCGGGTCGGCAGCGCCGAGCGCGCCCAGGACGCTTCCGAGGCCGAAGGCCACGCGCCCGCCAAGGCCGCGGCGACGGGCATGGGAGACATCGTTGCCGGCGGCCTCGTGGCGGCCGTGGTCAGCTTTGCCGCCAGCGGCCTGCGGGTGCTGGGCGACAGCGTCAGCGGCTGGTTCGCGCTGGGCGGCGCCGTGCTCCGGCTGCCGATGGGTTTTTCGCTGGCGCTGCTGGGCGCCGGCTACCTGATCGGCATTGTCGCGGGCCTGGCCATGCTGACGGGCTTGATCATCTCCTGGGGGATCGCGGTGCCGATCCTGACCGCCATGGGCGACATGCCCGCCGGCCAGACGCTGGAGCAATACGCCACGGGCCTGTGGTCGTCGCAGGTGCGTTTCATCGGCGCGGGCGTGATCGGCGTGGGCGCCATCTGGACGCTGGCGACGCTGTTCGTGCCGATGGCGCGCGGGGTGAAGGCTTCGTTCTCGGCCTTGACCAAGGCGGGCGCGGCGCGCGCGGGTCTGGCCCCGCGCACCGAGCGCGACCTGTCCGCGGGCTGGATCTCGGTGGTCACGCTGGTGCTGGTGGCCGTTCTTGTCGTCACCTTCCAGGTGTTCCTGTCGGGCGTGCCGCTGTCGGCGGGCGCCATCTGGAAGCTGGTGACCTACGCGGTGCTGTTCGCTTTCGTGTTCGGCTTCCTGGTGGCCGCCGCCTGCGGCTACATGGCCGGGCTGGTGGGGTCGTCGACCAGCCCGATCTCCGGCGTGGGCATCGTGGCCATCGTGCTGGTGTCCGTGCTGATGCTGGCGCTGGGCGGCGAATTGCTGGCGGTGCAGAACGGTGTCCAGCTGGCGATCGCACTGGCGATCTTCAGCACGTCGGCCGTGGTGGCGGTCGCCTCCATTTCCAATGACAACCTGCAGGACCTGAAGACGGGCTGGCTGGTGGGCGCCACCCCGTGGCGCCAGCAGGTGGCGCTGCTGATCGGCTGCGTGGTGGGCGCGGCGGTGATCTCGCCGGTGCTCGAACTGCTGTACAACGCCTACGGTTTTGCGGATTCGATGCCACGCGCGGGCATGGACCCGGCGCAGGCCCTGTCCGCGCCACAGGCGACGCTGATGCTGGCGATTGCGCGCGGCATCTTCACCCACCAGTTGAACTGGACCATGATCCTGATCGGCATGGCCGTGGGCGTCGGCCTGATCGCGGTGGACGAAATCATGAAGCGCACCTGCCGCGTGGCGCGCATTCCGGTGCTGGCGGTGGGCATCGGCATCTACCTGCCGCCGACCGTCGCGGCGCCCATCGTGGCGGGCGCGGTGCTGGCCTGGTTGCTGGAGGGAGCCTTGCGCCGCCGCGCCGCGGCCGCCGGCCAGCCTTACGAGAAGTTCGCCGACGCGGCCAACCGGCGCGGAGTGCTGATCGCCTCCGGCCTGATCGTGGGCGAGAGCCTGGTGGGCGTGCTGATGGCGGCCATCATCGGCGCCAGCGGCACGGAGGCGCCGCTGGCGCTTGTGGGCGAGGGTTTCGCGCGGACGGCTTCTTACCTGGGGCTTGCCGTTTTTGCGATGGTGGCGGTGCTGTTCTGGCGCCGCGTGATGCGGCTGGCGTAG
- the mdeB gene encoding alpha-ketoglutarate dehydrogenase codes for MRDASQPLPGHAPQDDADPAETAEWRDALQSLVQAEGTARAGYVLDSLLGHAASLGLRANSQTRTAYLNTIPADQEPAFPGNLAVEERIARINRWNALAMVVRANLAHGELGGHIASYASAADLFEVGFNHFFRARTPDSPGDIVYMQPHSAPGVYARAYLEGFLGEDDLAHFRQEITATSRGLRGLSSYPHPWLMPDFWQFPTGSMGIGPINAIYQARFMRYLEHRSLVPGADRKVWGIFGDGEMDEPESIAALTLAAREKLDNLIFVVNCNLQRLDGPVRGNGRIIDELETLYAGAGWNVIKLVWGSDWDALLRRDTGGALARAFANTVDGQFQTFAANDGAFNRAHFFNQNPELAALVADWSDDAIDRLHRGGHDMVKIHAAYHRAARHRGQPTVILAQTKKGFGMGSAGQGKMTTHQQKKLDDVALLAFRDRFALPISDADCLALKFYRPAEDSAEMRHLQARRAALGGHIPRRHSEAPRLTPPDVEQWARFALAADGKEMSSTMAIVRMLTALLKDGAVGPRIVPIVADEARTFGMANLFRQIGIYSAQGQLYEPEDIGSVLYYREARDGQILEEGITEAGAISSWTAAGTSYSVNGLPMLPFYIYYSMFGFQRIGDLIWAAADQRTRGFLIGATSGRTTLGGEGLQHQDGSSHIMAAAVPNCRAYDPAYAYEVAVIVEHGMRRMLDEQRDEFFYLTVTNENLAQPDMPQDPAVREGILRGLYRLRPARRDAQVRLLGAGPMLREAEMAATRLQDDYGVDAEVWSVTSFSELARDGRQAERARVLGLEDGASADWVRACLGASDAPVIAASDYVRAVPEQIRAWVPAPYRTLGTDGFGRSDTRAQLRDFFEVSADWIVLYALDSLGRQDDARTLRQKLNADSRQAPPWEM; via the coding sequence ATGCGCGACGCCAGCCAGCCCCTTCCCGGCCACGCCCCCCAAGACGACGCCGATCCCGCCGAAACCGCCGAATGGCGCGACGCCCTGCAGTCGCTGGTGCAGGCCGAAGGGACCGCGCGGGCGGGCTATGTGCTGGACAGCCTGCTGGGCCACGCCGCCTCGCTGGGCCTGCGGGCCAACAGCCAGACGCGCACCGCCTACCTGAACACCATCCCCGCCGACCAGGAACCCGCCTTCCCGGGCAACCTGGCGGTCGAAGAGCGGATCGCCCGGATCAACCGCTGGAACGCGCTGGCCATGGTGGTGCGCGCCAACCTGGCGCACGGTGAGCTGGGCGGCCACATCGCCAGCTACGCGTCGGCCGCTGACCTGTTCGAAGTGGGCTTCAACCATTTCTTCCGCGCGCGCACGCCGGACAGCCCCGGCGATATCGTCTACATGCAGCCGCATTCGGCGCCCGGGGTCTACGCCCGCGCCTACCTTGAAGGCTTCCTGGGCGAAGACGATCTGGCGCACTTTCGCCAGGAGATCACCGCGACCTCCCGCGGCCTGCGCGGCCTGTCGTCGTACCCCCATCCCTGGCTGATGCCGGACTTCTGGCAGTTCCCCACGGGCTCCATGGGCATCGGGCCGATCAATGCCATCTACCAGGCGCGCTTCATGCGCTACCTGGAGCACCGCTCGCTGGTGCCCGGCGCGGATCGCAAGGTCTGGGGCATTTTCGGCGACGGCGAAATGGACGAGCCCGAATCCATCGCCGCGCTGACGCTGGCCGCCCGCGAAAAACTGGACAACCTGATCTTCGTCGTCAACTGCAACCTGCAGCGGCTGGACGGCCCGGTGCGCGGCAACGGCCGCATCATCGACGAGCTGGAAACGCTGTACGCCGGCGCGGGCTGGAACGTCATCAAGCTGGTCTGGGGCAGCGACTGGGACGCCTTGCTGCGGCGGGATACCGGCGGCGCGCTGGCCCGCGCCTTCGCCAATACCGTGGATGGCCAGTTCCAGACTTTCGCGGCCAACGACGGCGCCTTCAACCGCGCCCACTTCTTCAACCAGAATCCCGAACTGGCCGCCCTGGTGGCCGACTGGTCCGACGACGCCATCGACCGCCTGCACCGGGGCGGCCACGACATGGTGAAGATCCACGCGGCCTATCACCGCGCCGCCCGGCACCGCGGCCAGCCCACCGTCATCCTGGCGCAGACCAAGAAGGGTTTCGGCATGGGCTCGGCCGGCCAGGGCAAGATGACCACGCATCAGCAAAAGAAGCTGGACGACGTGGCGCTGCTGGCCTTCCGCGACCGCTTCGCGCTGCCGATATCGGACGCCGACTGCCTCGCGCTGAAGTTCTACCGCCCCGCCGAGGACAGCGCCGAAATGCGTCATCTGCAGGCGCGCCGCGCCGCGCTGGGCGGCCACATCCCCCGGCGCCATTCGGAGGCCCCGCGCCTGACGCCGCCGGACGTGGAGCAGTGGGCGCGCTTCGCGCTGGCCGCCGACGGCAAGGAGATGTCGTCCACCATGGCCATCGTCCGCATGCTGACGGCGCTGCTCAAGGACGGCGCCGTAGGGCCGCGCATCGTGCCCATCGTGGCGGACGAGGCGCGCACCTTCGGCATGGCCAACCTGTTCCGCCAGATCGGCATCTACTCCGCGCAGGGCCAGCTCTATGAGCCCGAGGACATCGGCTCGGTGCTGTACTACCGCGAAGCCCGCGACGGCCAGATCCTGGAAGAAGGCATCACCGAGGCCGGCGCAATCTCGTCATGGACGGCGGCCGGCACCAGCTACTCGGTCAATGGCCTGCCCATGCTGCCCTTCTACATCTACTACTCGATGTTCGGCTTCCAGCGCATCGGCGACCTGATCTGGGCCGCCGCCGACCAGCGCACGCGCGGCTTCCTCATCGGCGCAACGTCCGGCCGCACCACGCTGGGCGGCGAAGGCCTGCAGCACCAGGACGGCTCCAGCCACATCATGGCCGCCGCCGTGCCCAATTGCCGCGCCTACGATCCGGCCTACGCCTACGAGGTCGCCGTCATCGTCGAACACGGCATGCGCCGCATGCTGGACGAGCAACGCGACGAATTCTTCTACCTGACCGTCACCAACGAAAACCTGGCGCAGCCCGACATGCCGCAGGACCCCGCCGTGCGCGAAGGCATCCTGCGCGGCCTGTACCGGCTGCGGCCGGCGCGCCGCGATGCCCAGGTGCGCCTGCTGGGCGCCGGCCCAATGCTGCGCGAGGCCGAAATGGCCGCCACCCGCCTGCAGGATGACTACGGCGTGGACGCCGAGGTCTGGAGCGTGACCAGTTTTTCCGAACTGGCCCGCGACGGCCGGCAGGCCGAGCGCGCCCGCGTGCTGGGGCTGGAAGACGGCGCCAGCGCCGACTGGGTCCGCGCCTGCCTGGGCGCAAGCGACGCCCCGGTGATCGCCGCCAGCGACTACGTGCGCGCCGTGCCCGAACAGATCCGCGCCTGGGTTCCCGCGCCCTACCGCACGCTGGGCACCGACGGTTTCGGCCGTAGCGACACCCGCGCGCAGCTGCGCGACTTCTTCGAGGTCAGCGCGGATTGGATCGTGCTGTACGCGCTGGACAGCCTGGGCAGGCAGGATGACGCCCGGACGCTGCGCCAGAAACTGAACGCGGACAGCCGCCAGGCGCCGCCCTGGGAGATGTAG